Within the Borrelia miyamotoi genome, the region GTCTTTCAAGTACATTGATTAGTGTTTGGATTTCTTTTTCACGACCGACTAAAGGATTAAGTTTTTTTTCTTTTGCAAGTATTGTTAGGTTTTTGACATATCTGTCTATTTCAAAATGTTCATTTGCAAGTCTTATTTCATCTTCAAATTCTTTATATGTTTCAATTAGTCTTATTTTATCTATGCTAGTTATTATGTTTTCTTCGTTAAAGTTAAAGCTCAATTTATTAAGTTTATATTTTTTTAGAAGTTTTTTTGTTTTTAATATTTGATAAAAAATTTCTTTTATTCCTATTGAAGTTTTAGATTTGAATTCTTTTTTAGTTTTTTCAATAAGAATAAAGATTTCTCTGTTTATCTTTGGGATTATAATTTCGTTAGTACCAAGTAGAACTTTTTCTAATTTTTCTATTTCATATAGTGTATCTTGTTTAATATTTTTTAAGGTTTTACTATCTATATTTTTTATTTCAGATTTTTTAGGGCAAATTAGTATAGACATTAACAGATGCCAAGTTGAAACTTCTCTATTTTTATTTTTTCTAGCAACTTCCCTTGCGGATACTTCGACTAGATTTATTAAATTTTCTGCTATATTAATATTTTTCTATCTCCATCTTTATACTGTTAATTATATCAAAAATATTGTTTTTTTGTTCGTATCTTGAATGTATGGATACATAAAATTTAATTTTTGGTTCTGTTCCAGATGGTCTGATCGTTATTTCTATTTCATTTTCTAATAAAAATTTTATTGCATTTGTGGTATGTTTATGTTCTTTTATTTTATGTACATTTCCTTTAATATCAGTTTCTTTTAACGTTTTGTAGTCTAGCTTTTTAATTATATTAATCCCTGCAAATTTTTTTTGGTTTTCTTTTCTAAATTTCGATATTAACTCTTCTCTTAAAAAATCTCCGTTAGATTCTTTAAAATTTTTGTTAATTGTAAAGTCTTTATAATATCCAAATTCTTTATACATTTCCTGTAGGTATTTTCCTATTGTTGTTTGATTTTCTTTTAGTTGAAACATTAAATAGCAAACTCCTTTTATTGCTGAAAATGCGTCTTTGTCTCTGGTTGCATTTCCGATTAGGTATCCATGACTTTCTTCACATCCTAGAATAAATTTTTTGTTTGGTTCTTTTTTTTGTATCTCATCTATTAAATGTCCTATCCATTTGAATCCTGTATATGTTCTGAATAATGTTGAGTTATATTTTTTTGCTATCTTGTCTAGCATTGGAGTTGTGACAAAAGAAGCTATCACAAATACATTTTTGGGATCATCTTCTCTGGATAATAAGTAATTCATTAGGAGGCATGCAATTTGGTTACCGTTTAAAATTTTCCATTTTTTATCTTCATTAAAAGCTATGCCCATTCTATCAGCGTCTGGGTCAGTTGCAAACGCAATATCACAGTTCTCTTTCTTTGCAAGTTTTATTACTCTGGACATGGCAGCCTGATCTTCAGGATTAGGATATTTAATTGTAGGAAATGCTGGATCGGGATTTATTTGACTGGGTTCAGTTAGAAGTTCTACTTTACTACCTTTGAATAGTTTCTTTATTATTGTTCCTCCTGTTCCATGCAAAGGAGTATATGCTACTTTTAAATTTATTTTTTTGCTTTTTGCATTGAAATCAGGAAATTCTTCGTTTATTTTTTCTATATATTGCATATCAATTTCATCATTGAGTTCAATTATTTTTTGTTTGTTTATTCCTTCTTGTTTTGAAAGTGTATTTTTAATATTAGATGTTTTTTGGATTTTCAATATTATTTGTGTGTCATTAGGGGGTATTATTTGAGCACCTCCTTTCCAATATATTTTGTATCCATTATATTCTTTTGTGTTATGACTTGCTGTTACCATTATTCCAATATCACAATCTAGTTTTCTAACTGTATAGGATAACTGGGGGGTTGGTCTTGGATTTTTGTATATATAAACTTTAAATCTATTTGAAGCAAAAATTTTAGCGGCGTCGTATGCAAATTCTTTTGAGAAATATCTTGCATCATAACTTATTACAACTTTAGGGTTTTTTATTATTTCAAGAATGTAATTGGCAATTCCTTGACTTGCTTTTTCAACGTTATAGGTATTGATATAATATGTTCCAGCTCCAATGATGCTTCTCATGCCAGCAGTACCAAATTCTATGTCTTTATGAAATCTATTGTGCGTTTCCCTTTCATTATTTTCTTTTAGTAATTTTATTGCTTCATCTTTAAAATATTTGTTTTTTTCAAGTTGGATATATTTTTCTAATTTTTTTTTAAGTTTGTTATTTTTCATATTATTTTTCTATATTTTATCATTTGAGAATTTATAATTAAATTCTCAAATGATAAAATATAGAAAAATAGAATTTGTAGAAGTTAGTTCTGATATTTTTAGTTATAGTTTTTTTACTTGAGGTTTTCATGCGATTTTGTTTAAAGTTTGATTATTATCCTGCTGGTGATCAACCAAAAGCAATTAAAGAAATTAAGCAATCTATTTTACTTAATAATAAATATCAAACTTTAAAGGGTGTTACAGGTAGTGGTAAAACTTTTACGATAGCTAATATTATTAGAGATTTAGAGCGTCCTTCTTTGATAATTAGTCATAATAAAACATTAGCAGCACAGCTTTATAGGGAATTTAAAGATTTTTTTCCAAATAATGCAGTTGAATATTTTGTTTCTTATTATGATTATTATCAACCTGAGTCTTATGTCCCTTCAAAAGATTTGTATGTAGAAAAAGAAGCTACTATTAATGAGGAAATTGAGATAAAGAGGATAAGGACGATAACATCTCTTTCCAGAAGGCGAGATGTTATTGTTATTGCTACAGTTTCTTCAATTTATGCGTTAGGCTCTCCAGAACTTTTTAAGAATGCGGCTCAGTTTTTTTTTGTAGGACAAAAAATTTCTATTAAGGAGATAGCAGATATTTTTGTTAAGCTTCAGTATGAAAGAACACTTGTGAATATTGAACATAATAAGTTTTCTATTAAGGGTGATGTTATTGAGGTATGGCCTAGTAATGAACATGGTGATTTTGCATATAGAATTTGTTTGGATTTTGATGAGATTGTTAGGATAACTAGGATTAGTCCACTTACAAAAAAGGTTTTAGGATCTACTGATGAATTCACTCTCTTTGCTAAATCTTATTTTGTTATTCCTTATGAAAATATATTGGATTCCCTTCCTAAAATATATGCTGATTTAGAAATACAATGCCATTATTTTAAGGAAAATGGTAAGCTTGTTGAGGCCGAAAGACTTAAACAGAGAGTAGAGTATGATATTGAGATGTTAAGAGAGACTGGGTCGTGTCAGGGTATAGAAAATTATTATAAATATTTTGATAGGAGTGAAATGGGTAGACCTTATTGTCTTTTTGATTTTTTTCCTAGAGATTATTTGCTCTTTATTGATGAGTCTCATGTTACTTTACCTCAGTTTAGAGGAATGTATAATGGAGATTATTCAAGAAAATTGAATCTTGTTAATTTTGGATTTAGACTTCCATCGGCACTTGAGAATAGACCCCTTAAATATAATGAGTTTGAGTCTTTGATTAATCAGGCTGTCTTTATTTCAGCAACTCCTGGTCTTGAAGAACATGAAAAGAGTAATATTATTGTTGAGCAAATAATACGTCCCACAGGTCTTGTTGATCCAGAAATTGTGCTTAGAATTTCGGACGGACAGATGGAAGATATTTATAGAGAAATTCAGAAAAGAATAGCTTTAAATGAAAAAGTTTTAATTACAACTTTGACTAAGAAAATGGCTGAGGATTTAACCGATTATTTGTTGAGTCTTGACATAAAGGCTAGATATCTGCATGCAGAGCTCAATGCTATTGAGAGAGTAGATATTATTACATCTCTTAGAAGATCAGAAATTAATGTTATTGTAGGTATTAACTTGTTAAGAGAAGGTTTAGATATTCCTGAAGTTTCTCTTGTTATTATACTAGATGCTGATAAAGTAGGCTTTTTAAGATCTACTACTTCTTTGATTCAAATGATTGGTAGGGCTGCTAGAAACTCAAATGGTTGTGTTATAATGTACTATGATCAAGTAAGTTGTGCAATGCAAGAAGCCATTGACGAAACTAATAGAAGACGCAATATTCAAATTGAGTACAATAAAAAAAATAATGTTATTCCAAGAACGGTTATTAAAAGAGTACAAAATATTTTAGAGAAAGAATTAAAACGTGAAACAGTTGATTATAATATTGAAAAAGTTATTTCTGATAAAAAATTGTCTCAAAAAGATCTTATTATTAAGCTTAAATTTAAACTTGAGGAGGCAGTTAGTGATGAAAGGTTTGAGGATGCTATCTTTCTACGAGATAAAATAAGAAAGATTCTTAAAGGATAAAATTTTTAAAAAGAGGAGTTTATATTTTTGAGAGAAAAAATTACTGTAAGGGGTGCAAGAGAGCATAATTTAAAAAATGTTAATATTGATATTCCTAGGAATAGTTTGGTAGTTATATCTGGAAAAAGTGGTTCTGGTAAGTCTTCTTTGGCTTTTGATACAATTTTTGCAGAAGGTCAAAGAAGATATATGGAATCTGTATCATCTTATGCAAGACAATTCTTGGGGGTAATGAAGAAACCTAACGTTGAGTATATAGGAGGACTTTCACCTGCTATTTCAATTGAGCAGAGAACAATAAGCAATAATCCAAGGTCAACTGTTGGGACAATTACTGAAATTTATGATTATTATAGATTATTATTTTCAAAAATTGGTAAGCCATATTGTCCAAAAGATGGGAGTTTAATAGAGGGGCAATCTCTAGATACGATGATTAATTCTGTTTTAAGTTATTCTGAAGGATCTAAGGTTATATTATTTGCTCCTGTTGTTATGGGAGCAAAAGGTACTCATAAAAAAGAGCTTGAAAATATATTAAATCAAGGGTTTAATAGAGTAAGAATAGATTCCCAAGATTATTTAATAGAAGATGCTGTTAATTTGAGTTTGGATAAAAATAAAAAACATAATATTGAAGTTATAGTAGATAGGATAAAATTGAATAGTGATATAAGAATTAGGCTTTCAGAATCTATTGAAACTGCTTTATTTATTTCTAATGGGTATCTACGTGTAGAGATTGAAAATGATTTAGAAAAGATAGACAAAATTTTTACAGAACATAATAGTTGTCCTTTGTGTGGGTTTTCTCTTCCTGCAATAGAACCAAGGCTTTTTTCTTTTAATAGCCCGTTTGGGGCTTGTAGTGAATGTTCTGGTCTTGGTATTACACTTGATTTTGATTTTGAAAAGATTTGTCCTAATGTAGAACTTTCTTTTAATGATGATGCATTTATTACTTTTAAAACCAGTTCATCTTGGTCTTTAGCGATTTTTAAAGGACTTGCTAAGCATTATAGTTTTAGTTTAGATACTCCTATAAAAGATATTCCGGAATGTATTCTTAGAAAGATTTTGTATGGAGCCAATGAAAAAATAGATTTTGTTTATCAGTCTAAAGGAATGGCGAGTGAAGAAATAGATGGTGGTTTTCGCTATTCTAAGGAATTTGAGGGCCTTATTCCTCTTTTGAAGAGGCGTTATCTTTCAACTGAATCTGAGAGTGCTAGATTGTTTTATGAAGGTTTGATGTCTCGCAAGATTTGCAATTCTTGTAAAGGTAAACGCTTGAGCCTTGAGGCTTTATCTATTAAGTTAGATGGAAAAGATATTCAGGAACTCAGTAACCTTTCTGTTATAGATTCTTATTTATTTTTTGAGAATATTGAGCTTGATGAGCTTGATACAAAAATTTCTAAAGAGATTTTAAAAGAGATTAAGAGCAGGCTTAAATTTTTAATTGATGTTGGACTTTCTTATTTATATTTAGATAGGATGTCTGGTACCCTTTCAGGGGGTGAGGCTCAACGAATTAGGCTTGCTACTCAAATAGGTTCAGCTCTTGCTGGAGTTCTTTATATACTTGATGAACCTAGTATTGGATTGCATCAAAGAGATAATGAAAAGTTAATAAGTACTCTTATTAGTTTGAAAGAACTTGGCAATACAGTAATTGTTGTAGAGCATGATGAGCAAACTTTGCGTACTGCTGATTATATTGTCGATGTTGGGCCTGGAGCTGGTATTCATGGTGGAGAGATAGTTGCTCAGGGAACTTTAGCTGATATTTTGAATAATGAAAATAGTTTGACCGGAAAGTATTTAAGTGGTCAGCTTAAAATAGAAGTTCCAAAAACAAGGCGTAAGAAGGGAAAAGAAGAAATTTTGCTTTTAAATGCTAATAAAAATAATTTAAAGAATATTGATGTTCGCATTCCTTTGGGAATTTTTACTGTAATAACGGGAGTTTCTGGTAGTGGTAAAAGTACTCTTTTAAATGAAGTATTATATCCTGCTCTTGATAGTAGGTTGAAATTAAATACAAGTTATTTTGATGGGTTTGAGGATATCATTGGATATGAACAAATTGACAAAATTATTCAGATAAATCAAAAGCCAATAGGTAAGACACCAAGATCAAATCCTGCAACTTATGTTGGGTTTTTTACAGAAATCAGAGAACTATTCGCTAAGCTTCCAGAGTCTAGAGCGAGGGGATTTAAGGCTGGTAGATTTTCTTTTAATATTAAGGGTGGGCGTTGTGAAAAGTGTCAGGGTGATGGATATTTAAATATTCAAATGCATTTTTTGCCTGATATTTTTGTTCCTTGTGATTTGTGTAAGGGTAAAAAATTTAATGAGGAAACCTTAGAAATTAGATATAAAGGAAAAAATATTTATGATGTTTTAGAAATGAGTGTTCTTGAGGCGAAAGATTTTTTTGAAAGTATTCCGAAGGTTAATCATTATTTAAACGTTTTAAAGGAAGTGGGTCTTGGATATATTAAGTTAGGTCAAGCCTCAACAACCCTTTCAGGAGGAGAGGCTCAACGGATCAAATTAGCTTTTGAGCTTGGAAAGAAGAGTACAGGGAAGACTTTTTACATTATTGATGAACCAACAACAGGTTTACATTTTGACGATATAAGCAGATTATTGGAGGTATTACAATTGCTTGTTCAGAATGGAAACACTGTGGTTTTAATAGAACATAATTTAGATGTGATTAAGCAAGCAGATTATATAATAGATTTAGGTCCTGAAGGTGGAGTGTCTGGAGGAAATATTATTGTATCTGGAACTCCTGAAGAGGTTTCAAAATGCAAAAATTCCTATACAGGAATGTTCTTAAAAAGTCTTTTGTAATATTATTTTTAATAAATATTTTTAATTATTTTGTCTTATTTGCTCAGGATGTTAGTGATAGTAGGAGTCTTGATAATAGGAAAAATCTGACTTTACTTCAAAAGGCTAATTTAAAAGAGCTTGAGCTTTCTAGTGATGAAGATTTGAAAAAATGGGCTTTAAAAGAAGGTATTCAAGAGAAAGATATTTCTAAAATAAAAGCGTTATTATTGGAACAATTTGGTATATCTCCTAATCTTTTTTCAAAAGATATAAAAGATTTAGGCAGATATAAGATAATTATTGAGAGTACAGATAATCTTGAAAATTTTACTTATGAGCTTACTGAGGATGAGAATATCATATTTAAAGGAAGAGTTAGTATTGTTATTGAAGATGTTAAAGATAATAAAAAGCACAGTATTAAGGGTGATAAAATTATTTTTAATAAAAAAACTAAGAAGCTTTTTTCTAGTGGGAATGTTGAATATACTCTTGATTTGAGTGTGAATGATAAGCTATATTTTTATGGTAGTGAATTATTTGTTGATTTTGATTCTCAAAATTTTCTTCTTAAAGATGGAATTGTTCAGAAGAAAATACATAAGAATTTAGTTGATCATATTGTTTCGTTTGGTGGAAAGGTTTTAAAGAGATTAGATAATGAGGTAAATATAATAGAAAGGGCTTTTATTACAACTAGTAAAGTTTTAGAGCCTTATTATTCTATTAAGGCTTCTAAGATGTGGATTTTGCCGTCTGGAGATTTTGGTTTTCTAAATGCCGTGTTTTATATAGGGAAAGTACCTATATTTTATGTTCCGTTTTTTTTTAAGCCAGGTGATAATTTGTTTTTTTATCCATCTTTAGGATATTCTTCAAGGAAGGGTCTTACCCTTTTTAATACTGTATATTTGTTTGGGAAAAAGTCTGCTGATATTAATGAGACTTCTTTTTTAGATTTTGATTTGCATGCAATATATAATACAGATAAAAAACCTTATATTAGAAATGGTTATTTAACTTATTTCTTTGCAGAAGATGTTGTCTCTAAAGTTAATAAGGACCATGTTAAATTTATTTTCGATATTTATTCTAATTTGGGATTTTATTTAGGTTTTGATTTTGATTTAAGTAATACTTTGGATGTTTTTAAAACTTTTGAAGGTACTTTCGGCATAGGTTTAACAAGGACTTTATATCAGAATAGTCTATCTGGTGGTTCCTATAGGTCTTTTGAAGAAAATAGTATAAAGTACTCTCTTTTTAGTTTTGATAATATAAATAAGGGTGATATATTTGGATTTGAGGTGCCATTTAGATATTTACTTAAATCTAAATCAGAATTTTTAGTTCGTGATGCGCTTTTTTCAGTGATTTTTGAGCATTATTCAGATCCTCATGTGATAATTGACTTTAAAGATAGATTAGAGAGTTCCACACTTTTTTCTATTTTGAGTTCTCAAAAAGATTTATCAGAAACAGAAAATCTGATAAAAACATTTGATTGGAATTTTTCTTCTTTTTATAATCAAACTTTTAGTAACAATACTCTTATTGATTATAGATTAAATAATTTTGGATTTACTTTTAAGTTGGCAGATTATGCGAATATCTTTGGTAAATCTCCTAAAAGAATTAAGGACCCAACTAGTAGATGGTTTTATTTAGAAAGAGTTTATATTCCTTATATTGATTTAAATTTTCAGAAAGATCTTTATAATAGCAGTTGGACATATTCTTTTGATGATAAAAATAAAGAGATACTTATGGCACCCAGAGTTAAAAATATTGGACATGATATTGTAGAAGATAACAAAGATAAAAAAAATATCAAAAAACATAAAGAAGAAAAAGATTTGAGTAAAAATTTGTATTTGTCTCCTGAGCCAATTGTATCTAACGATTTTGTTAAGCGGGATACTTTTTATTTGAGATTTGGAATTAATCCGTATTTGAAAAATAATATATTTTTTGAGAATTTTAAAAAGTCTCCCCAGGATTTTAAATATGATGTAAAGGCCTATTTATTTGATATTAAAAATAAAATGAATTTGAAGCTTCATGTTGATTTTTATGATCAACTTGTTAATTTTGAAGATGTTTTGTATCTCAATACTGTTGAGTATAATCCTTTAGATAAAGATTATAATTTAATCGCTAAAGATAAGAAGAGCGAACATTCAGTTATTAATAAAACTAATTTAGATTTGTTGCCTTTTGTTATGTATCCTTCTTTTTCTAGGAGTAGTATTAAGTATGAAAGCAAAGTAACTCTTTATTCATTTGACAGAAAGTATGATCAAAGTTCTAAAGTTTTGGATAGCAAGAGCAGTACTATTTTTTGGAAAAGTCCTGAAACTTTTTATCAAGAAGTTAATATGGGATTGATCTATGATTACAGATTTTTAACAACTAGTCTTTCAGGTATACTGAAAAATACTTTTGAAAATATATATGCTTTGTCTGAGCTTAAATTTACTTTGGAGTTTCCTTATTTATTGCAAGAGGTAGGTGTTGGAATAAAATATGATAAGAAATTTGAGGAAAAAAAGAATAAATTTCCTCTTAAGAAAATTAATATTGATAAAAATTTGAAGATGAGTCCTGCTTTATATTATAAGATAGAACCAAGATATTTAGATTATTTGAAACTTACTTTTTTAGTTGCTTATGATCCTTTGATTAATAGAGTGTCTGAGCTTTCGTTTAAGTTTAATTCTTATGATTTTAAATTTGCGTTTGCGATGAAAGATGAATTTGAATATAAATATGATAAATCGATTGGTGATTTTGTAAAAGTAGGATCTACAACTAAGTTTGTTCCATATTCTTTAAGTACTCAATATAAAAGAGATTTACATACTTTCAAATTTTTTGATGAAAAGTTTTCATTTGGATTAGCAATAGATGTTGGATGGGAAATGAATTTACAGAAATTTGTCGATAATGAACTTTGGGCTGAGTTCATTATCGAATTTAAGTATGCTAAATTTTTTGAATTGCACTTTTCTACTCGTTCTCTTAATACGAAAACTTTTAGATATTTTAGTGGATATATGAATCAGGTTGGTCTTGAGACAATTAATATTTTTACAGATCTGCTTGAATCATTTAATTTCTTTGACATTCAGGATAGAAAAGAATCATTATTTAAAATTAAGAAAATTAGTACAGGCTTTAAATTTAATTTTTACGATTGGAAATTTGGTGGAGAGTATAGTTTAAATCCAGATATTTTCAAGGATGCTAATGATAGGTATTCTTCTATTTGGAGAAATAATTTTTCAATTTATATTTCTTGGAACTTTTTTGAACCTGTTAAGTCATCGTTTGAAAATAATGCAAGTACTAATTATAAACTTTTAATTAACCGTAAATCTAATAGGTAATTGAAAATTTTAGATATAATAATGATATTAATTAATATTAATGTCTACTATTAAAAGCATTCTTATTATAGGTTTAAGTTTGAGTATATTTCTAGCATTTTTATTGCCAACATATCAGTGGTTTGGATTAATATAAATTTTACTATGTTATTTGCTTTGTAAATTATTGTTTCATCTTTTATGAAAACCAAGATCTGCAATATTATTACTTCCTGATATCAATAATATTTTTCCTCCTTTTTCTTCAAAGGTATTTCTTAGTTTGGTTACATTTTGAATTAATTTTATGGTATTTATATTTAAGTTTTTATTATAAAATCCTTTAGACCAATAATCAATTACTAGCTTGCTATCTCCAAATATGTTTTTTATGTTTTCTTTTAAAGCTATTTTTAATGCAACGTATAGCCCAAATAGTTCGCCATAATTATTGCTGATTCCATCGAAATTTTTGATATAATAATTATTATAATCATTAATTAGACTTTGATCTATAATCTTGTTGATTATAGATATTCCTTTTTCATTGACAACTCTGATTTCTATGCCTTTGCCTCTTCCGGTTCCAGAGTCAAAGTATATTCCTTCTGGATAGTAGATATCAGTTTTACCATCTCTTAAGAGCCAATTTTCTGCTTCTTTTTTTGTTTGGAAGCTTTTTATTTTGTTTGATTGTCCTTTAATTTTATTTTTGCATTCTTCCCAGGATGTAAAGATAATTTTTTCATTTTTGTTTTTTAATACGCATGCATAGTATTTTTTCATATTGAATTAGCTCCTTAGATATCAATAATTAGTTATATTGTAAGTTTTGCCAAATTTTTTCATTGAAACTTTTCATTTTATTGAATCTTTTATTTCTATATTATACTCGATAATTTTTTCTTTAAAAGTTGATTTAATGATGCTTTTTTTTCGTACATATGAAAAAAATATTCCTGGTATTCTATTTAATAAAGATCTATAATCATTTGCTTTTATTTTTTCGGTGGAATTCAGTTTACTAGATAATTCATAATGTTTTGATATGTCAAGATCAGTCTATCCTATTAACTTTCACAATAGTCAATCAAATAACAAATAGTGATTGGATTAAAGAGGTGGAGGCTAATCTGTCATTTATTTAATTAAGTATTGTATCTGTTTATTTTTTATAATTTTAATTATATTTAATTTTCATCTTTTAAGATTTAATATAAAATAAATTAAGATTTTTAAATTTTTTTATAAAAATAAGGAGTTTGTTATGCGATATTCAAAGCCAATAGATATATTTTCAGAAATAGGTTATTTAAAAAGAGTGCTGCTACATAGGCCAGGAGAAGAATTGGAAAACTTGACTCCTTTGATAATGAAGAGATTGTTATTTGATGATATTCCTTATCTTGAAGTGGCAAGGCAAGAGCACGATGCTTTTGCGAACATTTTAAGAAGTAGTGGAGTTGAGGTTGTCTATATTACGGATTTAATTAGTGAAACCATTGCTAAGTATGATGATGTAAAAGAACAATTTGTATCTCAATTTATTCTTGAGGCAGGAATTAGGACTGAAAATAGGACTAAATCTTTGCTAGATTATTTCTATAATATGTCTATTAAGGATATGATTTCAAAGATGATAGCTGGTGTTACAAGAGATGATCTTAAGAATTATAAGTCTGATTCTCTTAATTCTTTGGTAAACAATGAGTATCCTTTAGTTATTGATCCTATGCCCAATATGCTTTTTACAAGAGATCCTTTTGCAAGTATTGGTAATGGTATATCAATAAGTAGAATGCGAACTAGAACAAGGCGCAGGGAGACAATATTTGCTGAATATATTTTTAAATATCATCCTATTTATAGAGAAAATGTTCCTATATGGTATACTAGAGATGAAGATACTTCTTTGGAAGGTGGAGATGAGTTGGTTTTAAGTCAGGATATTTTGGCTATTGGCGTTTCTGAAAGAACTGAAGCTGAGTCTGTTGAAAAAGTAGCTCGCAATCTTTTTAAACAAAAAGCATCATTTAGTACTATTTTAGCTTTCCAAATTCCACAAAGTAGGGCTTATATGCATTTAGATACAGTTTTTACCCAAATAGATCATAATACTTTTACAAGTTTTACTAGTGGTGATGTAAGGTTTACAATTTATGCTTTGACTTATGATT harbors:
- the arcA gene encoding arginine deiminase — encoded protein: MRYSKPIDIFSEIGYLKRVLLHRPGEELENLTPLIMKRLLFDDIPYLEVARQEHDAFANILRSSGVEVVYITDLISETIAKYDDVKEQFVSQFILEAGIRTENRTKSLLDYFYNMSIKDMISKMIAGVTRDDLKNYKSDSLNSLVNNEYPLVIDPMPNMLFTRDPFASIGNGISISRMRTRTRRRETIFAEYIFKYHPIYRENVPIWYTRDEDTSLEGGDELVLSQDILAIGVSERTEAESVEKVARNLFKQKASFSTILAFQIPQSRAYMHLDTVFTQIDHNTFTSFTSGDVRFTIYALTYDLSSGSIKVKSENTRLEDILGFYLGCKVNIMKCAGGDLIHGAREQWNDGANTLAISPGEVIVYDRNHVTNKLLEEFGIKVHRIPSSELSRGRGGPRCMSMPLVREKYLV
- a CDS encoding ribonuclease H family protein, which produces MKKYYACVLKNKNEKIIFTSWEECKNKIKGQSNKIKSFQTKKEAENWLLRDGKTDIYYPEGIYFDSGTGRGKGIEIRVVNEKGISIINKIIDQSLINDYNNYYIKNFDGISNNYGELFGLYVALKIALKENIKNIFGDSKLVIDYWSKGFYNKNLNINTIKLIQNVTKLRNTFEEKGGKILLISGSNNIADLGFHKR
- a CDS encoding LPS-assembly protein LptD, yielding MQKFLYRNVLKKSFVILFLINIFNYFVLFAQDVSDSRSLDNRKNLTLLQKANLKELELSSDEDLKKWALKEGIQEKDISKIKALLLEQFGISPNLFSKDIKDLGRYKIIIESTDNLENFTYELTEDENIIFKGRVSIVIEDVKDNKKHSIKGDKIIFNKKTKKLFSSGNVEYTLDLSVNDKLYFYGSELFVDFDSQNFLLKDGIVQKKIHKNLVDHIVSFGGKVLKRLDNEVNIIERAFITTSKVLEPYYSIKASKMWILPSGDFGFLNAVFYIGKVPIFYVPFFFKPGDNLFFYPSLGYSSRKGLTLFNTVYLFGKKSADINETSFLDFDLHAIYNTDKKPYIRNGYLTYFFAEDVVSKVNKDHVKFIFDIYSNLGFYLGFDFDLSNTLDVFKTFEGTFGIGLTRTLYQNSLSGGSYRSFEENSIKYSLFSFDNINKGDIFGFEVPFRYLLKSKSEFLVRDALFSVIFEHYSDPHVIIDFKDRLESSTLFSILSSQKDLSETENLIKTFDWNFSSFYNQTFSNNTLIDYRLNNFGFTFKLADYANIFGKSPKRIKDPTSRWFYLERVYIPYIDLNFQKDLYNSSWTYSFDDKNKEILMAPRVKNIGHDIVEDNKDKKNIKKHKEEKDLSKNLYLSPEPIVSNDFVKRDTFYLRFGINPYLKNNIFFENFKKSPQDFKYDVKAYLFDIKNKMNLKLHVDFYDQLVNFEDVLYLNTVEYNPLDKDYNLIAKDKKSEHSVINKTNLDLLPFVMYPSFSRSSIKYESKVTLYSFDRKYDQSSKVLDSKSSTIFWKSPETFYQEVNMGLIYDYRFLTTSLSGILKNTFENIYALSELKFTLEFPYLLQEVGVGIKYDKKFEEKKNKFPLKKINIDKNLKMSPALYYKIEPRYLDYLKLTFLVAYDPLINRVSELSFKFNSYDFKFAFAMKDEFEYKYDKSIGDFVKVGSTTKFVPYSLSTQYKRDLHTFKFFDEKFSFGLAIDVGWEMNLQKFVDNELWAEFIIEFKYAKFFELHFSTRSLNTKTFRYFSGYMNQVGLETINIFTDLLESFNFFDIQDRKESLFKIKKISTGFKFNFYDWKFGGEYSLNPDIFKDANDRYSSIWRNNFSIYISWNFFEPVKSSFENNASTNYKLLINRKSNR